GCAGGATGCCCCGGTGGTGCTCGTCCGCGGCTCCGCGTCGGAGCTCGATGCTGACACCGCTGCTCTGCTTGAAGGCTTCTCCACCACGGACACTCGCGTGCTCGGTGGTGAGGCTTCCGTCTCGCAGGGGGTCTTCGATGACATCAACGAGATCACCACCGCGAAGCGTTTGGGCGGAGCAGATCGTTATCAGGCGGCGCGCGCCATCAACATGGACGCGTTCGACGAAGCGGAGCGTGCGTTCCTCACGACCGGGCTCAACTTCCCCGACGCCTTGACGGGCTCGGCGTGGGCGGCTGCTGCAGCGGCACCCATGTTCGTGGTGCCGGGGACCTGTGTTCCGGCGGGTGTGCTCAGCGATCTCGACACTCTGGGAGTGACCAAGGTGACCCTCCTCGGCGGTACCTCGTCGCTCACCTCGGCGGTGTTCACTCTTACGCCCTGCGCGTAGGAGTGCACTACAGACGGCTATGGCCCTCCGTGCGGGAAGGGTCATAGCCGTCTGACCTTGAGGGCCTTTGTGCCCTGCGCGTGCCCCTCGGGAATGGCAGCGTCGACTGCACAAGTCGACAAGCGCGGGAGACCACCATGTGCACGGGATTGAGCTTCACCACGAAGGATCACTACTTCGGTCGCAACCTCGACCTCGAGGTGTCATACCACGAAGCCGTCACGGTAACCCCGCGGAATTTTCCTTTGACGTTCCGCCGGCTGCCGCCCCTCGACTCGCACTACGCGATGGTGGGTATGGCGACATCCGCCGCGGACTATCCGCTGTACTACGACGCCGTCAACGAGAAGGGTCTCGGGATGGCCGGCCTCGCGTTCGCCGGCAACGCCGACTACAAGGAGGAGGCAAAGGGTAGAACCAATGTCACGCCGTTCGAATTCATCCCCTGGGTTCTCGGACAGTTTGACTCGGTGGACCAGGTAGAAGAGGCCCTCGCGGACATCTCGCTCGTGAACATCCCGTTCAGCGAGTCATTCCCCCTGTCACCGTTGCACTGGATCATTTCGGATCGTGAGCGCAGCCTCACCGTCGAGAGTGTGAAGGAGGGCCTTCGGGTTTACGTGAACCCCTTCGGTGTGTTGACCAACAACCCGCCGTTCGACGTCCAGCAGTTCACGCTCAACAACTACAGAAACCTGTCCCCGTACCAACCCGAGAACACGTTCGCGCCGGAGCTGCCCCTCGATCTCTACAGCCGAGGGATGGGCGCGATCGGTCTACCCGGCGACCTCTCGTCGTCATCGCGCTTTGCCAAAGCGGTCTTCACGAAGGCGAACTCCGTGACGGGTGACTCCGAGTCGGAGTCGATCAGCCAGTTCTTCCACATTCTCGGTTCGGTGGAGCAGCAGCGCGGGTGTGTACACGTGGGAGACGACGACTCGTTCGAGATCACCATCTACTCGTCGTGCTGCAACACCGAGACCGGCATGTATTACTACACGACCTACGAGAACCGGCAGATCACGGCGGTCGACCTGCATCGCGAGAACCTCGAGGGCGACACCCTCGCGGTCTACCCGCTCGTCACGGGGCAGCAGATCTTCGTGCAGAACTGAGGCGAAAGATCAGCCCGCGAAGACCGCCGTCACACTGAGGAGCTCGACGTCGATGTTTTCGCACGCCTTGAAGTCGGTCGTCTCGATGATGAACGACTCCTCGGAGCGGGGGAGGGTCACGCGAACACCGTCGGCAGTTACGGAACCACAGTCGGCCACCGGCGTCGTCATGATCAGGAGCGTCGCGGTGGCGGATGCGTCGGGCGCGATGTCCACCGGAGCGACCTCGATCGACTGGCTGAGGCTCGCCGCAGCACCGATCTGAGTTCCGTTGGTACCACGGATGAAGCTCACACCCGGGAAACCCTCGAGGGTGCAGTTGTCGTCACTCGTGTTGGTGAAGACGATCGGCACCGAACTTGATCCGGGACTGGCGGTGATGGCTCCGAACGTGGCTGTGACGTCCGTCGTCGTGCAGGCGTTCGCTGTTGCGGGGTCGACGGGCTCGGGCTCGGGGTCGACCGGTGCTGCGGAGCCGGCATCCGTGGACTCGCTCGACGGCTGCGCTGCCGGATCGGTGGGGGCGCCCTGGGGTGCGAGCACGGCAAAAGCGATCGCGGCGACGGCGCCCAGGCCCACAACGACGAGGGCCGCGATGATGATCGCCATGAGGCGCTTGTTGTTCTTGGGCGCCTCCTTGGTGGTCTCGGTGGCGGGAACGCTCAGATCGGCGGAGGCCTTCTTCTGGAGTTCGGTGCCGGGCGTCGGCTCCGAACCGGGCGTGGTGGGGTCGCTCATCAAATGTCCTTCAGCGGTGGGGAACGTACGTCAATCGCAACAGTGGGATCGCGCACAACAACTTGCGCACGGTATCAGAATTATCTGGCTCTTCACAGAAGAGCACACGAGACGACGACGGGGCGGCAGGCCGGTGAGCCTGCCGCCCCGCGTCGCCGGTCTCCCGGCTATTCCCTTTAACTACACGGTGTGAGCGATGCAACCTCCTCCGTGAGCGAGTTGACTCCACCCAAAAGCGTCAGGTGGGTTACACCGAGCGCTTCGAGGTCAACGAGGACACCGCTGGTGACGCAGGTTCCCGGTGCAACATAAAGTGGCGCTCCTGCCCCTGCCGCCCAGGCAGACCCGGCTAGTGCATCGGGGAAGTTCGCGCCCGTAGCCAAGAACGCCCGTTCCGCACTGTCGAACGCGTCCGTGTTGATCGCTCGCGCTACTTCGTATCGGTTTGCGCCGCCGAGTCGCAGAGCCGTCGTGACCTCCGCGATGTCATCGAACACCGCCGTCGTGACGGTGGCCGTCCCACCCAGGACACGAGTATCCGTGGTGTTGAAGGACTCGAGCAGCGTTGCGGTGTCAGCATCCAGAGCGTCGGCCGAGCCGCGCACCAGGACCACCGGAGCATTCTGTGAGCCTGCAGCGCCACCGGCGGCCAACGCGTCGGGGAACTTCTCGCCGGTCGCGATGTACACCATCGGTACGTCCGCGCCACCGAACGCGTACTCCGCGATGTTCCGCGACACTTCGTATCGGTTGGCTCCAGCGATGCGAACAACTTCATCGGCCATGGACGATAGCGAGAAGAACACGTCGGCGTTGACCGACGCGGTGCCGCCCACGACGACGATCTTCTCCGGGCTCAGCCGTTGGATTTCTTCGGCGATGACCGAGGGAATTTCGTTCGACTTCACCAGAAGGAGAGGACCACCTTCGGATGCCGCTGCCGGTCCAGCCGCCAGGGCGTCCGGGTAGTTCTCACCGCTAGCGATGTAGACCACTGGCGCGGTCTCCGGGTAGGCCGCCGTCGAGATGTTTCTGGCTACCTCGTAGCGGTTGGCCCCGTCGATCCGATCTACCGTCATGCCGTCTCCACCCAGTAGCTCCAAGGTCAGGAGATCAGGGTTGATGTACCCGGTATTGCCTGCGGCGACGTAGTACTCGATCGTATTCGCCCCTTCAACGAGTTCGATCGAATGCACGAAGTCGTCCCACTCGCTCCAGAGAGCGGTGGTCGGCAAGGTCAAGACCTGCGGTTCGCCCCCGTTCACCTTCACCGAGACGGTTCGGGTGTCGGGGTTCTGGCCGTACGGTCCGGCGGCGTAGCGCAGCGTGGCGTCGTATTGCCCAGCATCCTCGACGAAGAGGTCGAGACGCACCCCATCACCAGCGGCAAGGAACAGATCCACGAAGCCGGTGCCGGAGTATCCGGCGTGGTTCGTCGCCACACCTGCCGAACCACTGCGAACACCGGTCTCTGCCTCGTAGACCAGCGACGGCACGGGCGGAGGAGCGACAGCCGGCTCGATGAACTCGAGCGAGATGTCGCGGTACTTCACCGGACTGCCGTGATCTTGAAGCAGGATGCCGCCCGTCGCGGGTCCCTCTGGCTCACCTACGGTCGTCGACCCGGTGACTCCGACGTTGTCGTGAATCTTCTGGCCGTTCCACCATGCGGTGATGCGCGGACTTGACACCTTCGTGCCGTTTTCCCAGCGCGCGGCGGTGAACTCGATGACGTAGTTCTGCCACGTGCCGGGCTCTGTCGCCGCGTTGACGTCCGCCGCCTTCTGGAGGTAAATGGCTCCGGCGTCATTCGTTTGCAGTTGCAGCCCGAACGAGTCGAGAACCTGGATCTCGTAGCGCTCTTGCAGGTACACACCGCTGTTGGCACGGTTCTGACCCGTGACTTCGGGGCCGTACACCGGTAACCAGAAGTCAAGCTCGAGCCGGAAATCCTCGAAACCTTCCAGCGTGCGGAGGTTTCCACCCGAGACGGCCATCGTGTCGTCAGCGAGAGTCCACTGTGGCGCCCCACCGTTGGCGTTCTGCCACGCTGCGAGTCCGTTTCCGTCAAAGAGCTGGATGGGCTCGCCGTGGGGTCGAACGCTGAGGAGGTCGAGGTTGACCGATCCGGTGAGTGCCTCGTACGCGATCGTGTTTACTCCCGCCTCGAGGTCCACCGTGATGCGCTCCGTTCCCCACTTCGCCCAGTTGGCGATGGTGCTGGGGAAGGACAGCTCGCCGACGCTCTCGTCGTTGACGATGACGCCTCCGGTCGGCTCGGCGGCCGTCACAGCGGCCCCGTTGGAGTAACGGAAAGCGAGGTCGTACTCCCCAGCCTCCTCGACTGCGATGTCCAGCGACACCGCCGAGTTGGCATCCAGCGAGGTCACGTAGCCCGTGCCCGAGAAGCCGCCGAAGGTGGAAGCGTTTTGCGAGTTTGTTTTCGCGCCGAGCTCCCACTGGTAGAACGTCTGAATCTCCGGCTCGGGGTCGGGGCCGTCGACTGGGACCAGATCGATACGGTCGAAATTGATGTAGCCCGTATCCCCTGCCACGTTGTAGAAGCTGATCGTGTTCGCACCAGCGTTGAGCGTGAGACGGAACGGATCGGATTCGAGCCACGTCGTCCACGCGGACGTGGTTCCCAGGGTCAACTGCATCCCGGCACCGTTGTTGGCGGCGACATGCGTCGTGCGACTATTCGGGTTGGGGCCACCGTACTGGCCAGCCCCGTACCGCAGCACGACGTCATACTCTCCGGCCTCGGCAACGGTGACAGGAATGTCCACCCTCGCCCCTGTCGACTCAAAGCCGTCGACGAAGGCATCGCCGGAGAATCCGGCATGCTCCGTGTCGATCCCCGCCCCGCCAGACAGCGATCCGGTCTCAGCCTCAAATCCGCTCCCCGTCGGCGTCACCAACGTCAGCGTGAGGTTGTCGAGGTTGATGAAGCCCGTATCGCTTGACGTGACGCGGTACTCAATGGTGTTGGTGCCGGCGTTCAGCGCCACCTCGGCGGTTTCGGTCGACCAGGTGTTCCACGCTCCGGTGTTCGGGAAGGACTGTTGCCCGACACTGATGCCGTTGACGAACAGACTCGTCGTGCGTCCCGCCGAGTCCGGGTAGGTTCCTGCCGCATAGCGCAACGTCACGTCATACACGCCGGCCTCCTCGACTGTCACGTCGATCGACGCCGATGCTGGCTCGTCCATGTCGTCGACAAAGCCGGTTCCTGTGAAGCCCGAGTGCTCACTGGCCACTCCGGCGTTCCCGGTGCGGGTCCCGTCTTCCATCTCGTAGTACAGCGACGGCTCGACGGGCGGCTCAACGTATCCGGGGATCTCATTGATCGTGTACCAGGCTTCGGTACTCCACAGCGCCTCGCCGTCGCTGGCACTGAACGGGCGGGCGGACTGAACGTGCACAACTCGGTTCTCGAGAAGGCCATCGACGTCGAAAGTGACCGTCATCCCATCTTCCGAGACGGCTACGTTGCTCGCATTGAGCTGCTCTTGATTGAGCTTCGGACCGCCGTAGCTGTTGGTGGGTGCGTAGCGCCACTGGGAGATCGAGTACGCATTCTCAATCGTTGCGAGCGTCTCCTCCGAGATGGGCTTCGTGTACTCGATCTCAAAGCCGGTCTCGGTGAGTGTGACGTTATGCATGTCGAAGTTGTCTTCGCCGTTGAGGCTCAACTTCTGGAGGCCGTAGCGAAGCTTGTTCGACTGTCCCCAGTTGCCACCAGCACCGAGGCCACCGAAGTAGATGTCGCCGTCCGGGCCGAGGATTGTGCGATTGATCCCACTCTCGAGTCCTTGCGTGTGCCGGAACACGACACCCTGCTTGACCCCGTCGACCTCTTGCATCGAGACGCGCTGGAGGCCACCGTAAGTCACATCACCAACGAGAAGTTGGCCTGCGAACGGGCCGTCAGTGAGTTCGACCGGCTGACTCGTAGAGTTTCCGATCTCGTTCTGCGGGAACCACACGATTGGGCGGACCACTGGCTCGTTGTCGAACGGTCCCGCCGGGGTGTTGTAGTGGTTATAGAACCCGCCATCCTCGATCTCGATGAGCTTGGAGGCGGGCAACCAGTCGCCCTGGTTGTCGGCGACGAGGATCGTGCCCTCAGATGTCCAAGCCATCCCATTGGGGGTGCGCAGGCCACCAGCCACGTACTCGATGTCTCCAGTCTCCGCGTTCACCTTGATGTGGGTGCCACGATTCTCGACCGGCTGTGGGTTAGAGGAGTTGCCACCATTGCCGATCCCGACGGAGAGGTTTAGGTAGAAATACCCCTCGTCGTAGAGCAGGCCGAACGCAAACTCGTGGTAATTGCCGCCGTAGGGGAACGTCGCGACCGTTCTTTCCGTCCACTCGCCATCAAGGTCGGCGTCGGAAAGCTCAAGAAGTTGGTGCTTCTCGGTCACGTAGATCTTGCCGTCCACAGCGATGACACCCATCGGCTCGAACATGTCGTCGGCGATCAGCGTGCGCGTAACAGATTCGGCATCGACATCGTCGCCGACCACACCGTCGAGGAGGTAGACGTGCCCGTTGCCCGAGGTGCTTCCGTAAATCGTTCCACCCCACGTCGTTGCGATGAGCGTGTCGCTATCGAGCCAGGCGAGTCCGGTGATCTGCGGCTCCCACGAGTCGGCCCGCAGGTCGGTGAGGTCGTAGATCGGATTGACCGTGTCGAGAGGAAGTCCGTCTCCCGGTGTGTCTTCACTGTCGATGCAGGTCTTGATCCCCGGCGCCGTAACGTGCGCCATGGTCTCATCGTCGTAACTGAAGGCTGTTGCGGGCACCGTTGAATAACCGCTGTCACCCGGTTTCTGCCACTCGAGTTTGAGGTTCTGGCCCCAGTAGTCCTCGTAGTGCTCGACGCGAATGGTGTGCATCCCTGCCGTGAGGTTGACAGTGCCCGTTGCCCCTCCGCTTCCCGCATTCGCGATAACGGTCGAACCGTTGATCATGAGGCGTCCGGTGTCGTCGGCCAGCAGGCGGAAATTGTAGTTGCCGGTCGTGGGTACCGTGAGGTTGCCGAACGCGTGAGTGATGAAGAAGTCGGTGAGCCCGAATTGCGCGTCGGTTTGCCAATCGATGAGCGCCATTGGCTTGTCGACGTTGGGCGTCTGGCCCGGGGTCAGCTCACAGATCCCGCCTATCGACTGGCCCATGTTGAACGACCGCAGGATGATCCCGGGGAGTTGGTCGACAGCGTTCGCTGCGGGGACTGTGCCGCCGAGCACGAGCGCCCCGGTCAGCGCGAGCGCGGTAGCGACCTTGCTGCCAAGGCCGGGAGATCGCTCCTGTGCGTGTCGTTTGGGGGGTATCGGACTCATGAGGTGATTCCTTCCATTCGTTGTTTTCAGCTCTCCTCGGCAGAGCGCAACCACAACGCCGTCGTCAGCCCTGCACGGAGTGCCCCAGCGCACGTTGCGGCGCCGGCAGAAGAACGCTCGGGCAGGGGACGACGCAGATTCGCGATCATCATGCGGTCGGTCACCCCCGGCCGGTCGCGCCGACGAGGCTGCTGGCCTTGCACGTCGGTGTGCGGCCATACTCGCGGCAGTGCGTTCGCGCTGAGCGTAAACGGGCTTTCGAGCGAAAGTCAATACGTCATACGAAAGTTGTATGACATGCGATATCGCCCCCGAACGGGTGTCACGGCATTGGGACCGCTCCCATGCCCAGAACCACGGGAACTGAGCATCCCTGCGGCATTTTCCCCTTCTAGGCTGGTTGCGTGACTCGCGAACTCCTCGACATTGCCCGCACCATCGCTCGCGAGGCCGGTGATCTCGCCGCCCGTCATCGCGCCGCTGGCGTCGAAGTGGCAGCGAGCAAGTCGTCGATCGTCGACATCGTCACCGAGGCCGACCGCGAGGCGGAGGCGCTCATCAGAGGTCGTCTCGCCGAGCTCCGCCCGAATGACGGCTTCTTCGGTGAGGAGAGTGGTGCCGAGACCGGGTCGAGCGGTCTGACCTGGCTTGTCGACCCCATCGATGGCACCGTCAACTTCCTCTACGGCATCCCGCACTACGCGGTGAGTATCGCCGTCGTCGAGGGCGACCCCGATCCGCTCACGTGGCGAGGGCTTGCGGGCGCGGTCGTGAACCCACCAGCTGGCGAGGTGTTCACGGCGATCGCGGGCGAGGGGGCGTGGCTCGGGGATGCGCGGCTTCGTGTCGCGGAACCGGTCGAGCTGCCGCAAGCGCTCGTCAACACGGGGTTCGCGTACGGCGCGGAGCTCCGGGCCGAACAGGGAGCGGTGGTTGCAGGACTGCTGCCGAAGGTGCGGGACATCCGTCGCCTGGGTACGGCATCGCTCGACCTGTGTGCCGTCGCGGCAGCGCGAACGAACGCGTACTTCGAGCGCAACCTGAGCCCGTGGGATCACGCCGCCGGGGCGATCATCGCGAGCGAAGCGGGCGCCACCGTGAAGGGCTGGGCGGATGCCGCGGCCGGTCGTGACTTCATCCTGGCGGCCCACCCCGTGGTCGCCGCCGCCCTCGAGGAGCTGCTCGCGGAGTTGCACGCGTAGCCGCGGCTGGCGCCTGCTCCCGGGAGCGGTTACCCTGGACCCACCCCCGTTTCCGCACGGCTCAGCGCCGCGGAACCCCGAACGACGCAGGTGTGACGCTCGTCGAGCGCAACTGCACGAGGAGTGACAGATGTCGGTGCGCGAGCATGACGACACCGCGCACTCTCACCACCACCATCACCCGTCGTCAATCCCTCCCACGCGTCGACAGTTGCGTGAGGCCGAGGCAGCGCACGCGGCCAAGAGTCACAGCCCGTCGCGCGCCCCGCGGGTTCGGCCATCCACTCGGCCCGTGTCGAAGAAGCCGAAGCAGCGCGGGGCGCGTCCCTCTCCCGCGCCCCGCGAGCGCACGTCCTTCGCCCGCAAGTTCTTCTCGTTCGCTGCGCTTCTTTTTGCCGGCGCCCTCCTGGTGGGCACGTCGGTCCCGGCGAACGCGTTTCTGGAGGATCCGGCATCCGTTCTCGTCGCATCCGTGCCGACCGCCGTCGACGGGCAGAGTGTCGAGGTGTCGGCGGACGCCCTCGCGGAGGCGCCAGCGCGTGACGGCTACGAGGTGATCACCTACGCGCAGCAGTTGCGCGAGAAGTACGCGAACGTGAGCTACGCGTACACCGCGACGACGGGTGCCGTGCGTTGGCCTTTCCCGTATGCGGTGACGATCACGGATGGCTACGGTCCGCGTGACGTGAACGTCTCCGGTAGCGCGTTCCACAACGGCACCGACTTCACGCCGGGCGACGGAACCCCGATTTACGCGATCGCGGATGGCGTCGTCTCACTGCACTCCGAGGATCAGGGTGGCTTCGGTAATCACGTCATCCTCACGCACGAGATCAACGGCCAGAAGGTCGAGAGCGTTTACGCGCACATGCAGTACGGATCGAGCCCGCTCACCGTGGGCGAGACGGTCCGTGTCGGAGACTTCATCGGACTCGTCGGCAACACGGGCACGTCTTACGGTGCCCACCTGCACCTGGAGATTCACCTGGACGGTGTCGCGGTCGACCCGTTCGTGTGGCTCTCCAACAACGCGGTGAACTAACCGCCGTTTGTGCAGCGCCGAAGCGCCTAGGCCGAAACGCGCATCCACACCGTGGTGTCGCGAGGCAACGCACCGCCGGTGACGTCCTCGCTCGCGAGCAGCACCTCGCCGACGGGCAACTCGACGGCCACCTTGCCGAGGTTCGCGAGCACGGTCACGTCTCCGTTGCGGAAGGCCACCACGTTGCGTCCGTAGCCCTTGATCCAGGTGAGCTCGCCGCCGCCGAGGTCGTTCTCCGCGCGAAGGCGTAGCGCCGCGCGGTACAGCTCGAGCGTGCTTCCGGGCACACCGATCTGGCCGTCGCGAGCGTAGGATGCCCACTCCGCGGGCTGCGGAAGCCAGCTTGCACCGGTCGAGTTGAATCCGAAAGCGGGCTCCTCCGACTCCCACGGGATCGGGACGCGGCATCCGTCGCGTCCGTACTTCTCGCCGTTGGTGCGGAACCAGGTCGGGTCTTGGCGCGCCTCGTCGGGCAGCTCCATGTCTTCGGGGAGACCGAGTTCTTCACCCTGGTAGAGGTAGGCGCTGCCGGGCAGCGCGAGCATGAGCGACGTCGCGGCGCGTGCGCGTCGCAGGCCGATAACCGGGTCGGGCTTGCCGAGCGACTTCGGGCCGATGCCAGCGCCCTGCGGGCTGTCTTTGGTGAGGGCCAGGCGCGAGGCGTGGCGCACAACGTCGTGGTTGGAGAGCACCCAGGTCGCGGGCGCCCCGACCGCGCCGAATGCGGCAATCGACTCGATGATGACGCGCTTGAGGGCTGGCGCCTTCCAGTCGGTGAACATGTAGGCGAAGTTGAACGCCTGGCTCATCTCATCCGGTCGCACCCACAGGGCCACCTTCTCGAGCGGGTCGACCCACGCCTCCGCGCACAGCACACGGTCGCCCTCGTACTCGGCGAGCACGGCGTGCCATTCGCGCCAGATGTCGTGAACACCCTCCTGGCCCCAGTAGGGCGGGTCGGGCGGGGAGTCCTGGATGACCGGCTCGAGCGGGGTGACATCCGATGCCGCCTGCGCCCCACCCATCGAGGCGCCCTCGGCTGGCGGGGTGTAATCGGGAAGCCCGGCTTCCTTGATCATGCCGTGGGCGACATC
This genomic window from Antiquaquibacter oligotrophicus contains:
- a CDS encoding DUF4232 domain-containing protein, translating into MSDPTTPGSEPTPGTELQKKASADLSVPATETTKEAPKNNKRLMAIIIAALVVVGLGAVAAIAFAVLAPQGAPTDPAAQPSSESTDAGSAAPVDPEPEPVDPATANACTTTDVTATFGAITASPGSSSVPIVFTNTSDDNCTLEGFPGVSFIRGTNGTQIGAAASLSQSIEVAPVDIAPDASATATLLIMTTPVADCGSVTADGVRVTLPRSEESFIIETTDFKACENIDVELLSVTAVFAG
- a CDS encoding M23 family metallopeptidase yields the protein MSKKPKQRGARPSPAPRERTSFARKFFSFAALLFAGALLVGTSVPANAFLEDPASVLVASVPTAVDGQSVEVSADALAEAPARDGYEVITYAQQLREKYANVSYAYTATTGAVRWPFPYAVTITDGYGPRDVNVSGSAFHNGTDFTPGDGTPIYAIADGVVSLHSEDQGGFGNHVILTHEINGQKVESVYAHMQYGSSPLTVGETVRVGDFIGLVGNTGTSYGAHLHLEIHLDGVAVDPFVWLSNNAVN
- a CDS encoding inositol monophosphatase family protein → MTRELLDIARTIAREAGDLAARHRAAGVEVAASKSSIVDIVTEADREAEALIRGRLAELRPNDGFFGEESGAETGSSGLTWLVDPIDGTVNFLYGIPHYAVSIAVVEGDPDPLTWRGLAGAVVNPPAGEVFTAIAGEGAWLGDARLRVAEPVELPQALVNTGFAYGAELRAEQGAVVAGLLPKVRDIRRLGTASLDLCAVAAARTNAYFERNLSPWDHAAGAIIASEAGATVKGWADAAAGRDFILAAHPVVAAALEELLAELHA
- a CDS encoding glycoside hydrolase family 13 protein produces the protein MTTESTPQSLESEHTLLAGSEWWRTAVIYQIYPRSFADDDGNGIGDLAGITKRLPSLAELGVDAVWLSPFFRSPQKDAGYDVADYCDVDPLFGTLDDFDRLLAEAHDLGLKVIVDMVPNHTSDQHRWFQEALAAPEGSPERDRYMFRDGKGPNGDLPPNNWESVFGGPMWERTTKADGTPGQWFLHIFDKSQPDLNWENPWVREQFRDILRFWLDRGVDGFRVDVAHGMIKEAGLPDYTPPAEGASMGGAQAASDVTPLEPVIQDSPPDPPYWGQEGVHDIWREWHAVLAEYEGDRVLCAEAWVDPLEKVALWVRPDEMSQAFNFAYMFTDWKAPALKRVIIESIAAFGAVGAPATWVLSNHDVVRHASRLALTKDSPQGAGIGPKSLGKPDPVIGLRRARAATSLMLALPGSAYLYQGEELGLPEDMELPDEARQDPTWFRTNGEKYGRDGCRVPIPWESEEPAFGFNSTGASWLPQPAEWASYARDGQIGVPGSTLELYRAALRLRAENDLGGGELTWIKGYGRNVVAFRNGDVTVLANLGKVAVELPVGEVLLASEDVTGGALPRDTTVWMRVSA
- the bsh gene encoding choloylglycine hydrolase, which gives rise to MSFTTKDHYFGRNLDLEVSYHEAVTVTPRNFPLTFRRLPPLDSHYAMVGMATSAADYPLYYDAVNEKGLGMAGLAFAGNADYKEEAKGRTNVTPFEFIPWVLGQFDSVDQVEEALADISLVNIPFSESFPLSPLHWIISDRERSLTVESVKEGLRVYVNPFGVLTNNPPFDVQQFTLNNYRNLSPYQPENTFAPELPLDLYSRGMGAIGLPGDLSSSSRFAKAVFTKANSVTGDSESESISQFFHILGSVEQQRGCVHVGDDDSFEITIYSSCCNTETGMYYYTTYENRQITAVDLHRENLEGDTLAVYPLVTGQQIFVQN
- a CDS encoding CBM35 domain-containing protein yields the protein MSPIPPKRHAQERSPGLGSKVATALALTGALVLGGTVPAANAVDQLPGIILRSFNMGQSIGGICELTPGQTPNVDKPMALIDWQTDAQFGLTDFFITHAFGNLTVPTTGNYNFRLLADDTGRLMINGSTVIANAGSGGATGTVNLTAGMHTIRVEHYEDYWGQNLKLEWQKPGDSGYSTVPATAFSYDDETMAHVTAPGIKTCIDSEDTPGDGLPLDTVNPIYDLTDLRADSWEPQITGLAWLDSDTLIATTWGGTIYGSTSGNGHVYLLDGVVGDDVDAESVTRTLIADDMFEPMGVIAVDGKIYVTEKHQLLELSDADLDGEWTERTVATFPYGGNYHEFAFGLLYDEGYFYLNLSVGIGNGGNSSNPQPVENRGTHIKVNAETGDIEYVAGGLRTPNGMAWTSEGTILVADNQGDWLPASKLIEIEDGGFYNHYNTPAGPFDNEPVVRPIVWFPQNEIGNSTSQPVELTDGPFAGQLLVGDVTYGGLQRVSMQEVDGVKQGVVFRHTQGLESGINRTILGPDGDIYFGGLGAGGNWGQSNKLRYGLQKLSLNGEDNFDMHNVTLTETGFEIEYTKPISEETLATIENAYSISQWRYAPTNSYGGPKLNQEQLNASNVAVSEDGMTVTFDVDGLLENRVVHVQSARPFSASDGEALWSTEAWYTINEIPGYVEPPVEPSLYYEMEDGTRTGNAGVASEHSGFTGTGFVDDMDEPASASIDVTVEEAGVYDVTLRYAAGTYPDSAGRTTSLFVNGISVGQQSFPNTGAWNTWSTETAEVALNAGTNTIEYRVTSSDTGFINLDNLTLTLVTPTGSGFEAETGSLSGGAGIDTEHAGFSGDAFVDGFESTGARVDIPVTVAEAGEYDVVLRYGAGQYGGPNPNSRTTHVAANNGAGMQLTLGTTSAWTTWLESDPFRLTLNAGANTISFYNVAGDTGYINFDRIDLVPVDGPDPEPEIQTFYQWELGAKTNSQNASTFGGFSGTGYVTSLDANSAVSLDIAVEEAGEYDLAFRYSNGAAVTAAEPTGGVIVNDESVGELSFPSTIANWAKWGTERITVDLEAGVNTIAYEALTGSVNLDLLSVRPHGEPIQLFDGNGLAAWQNANGGAPQWTLADDTMAVSGGNLRTLEGFEDFRLELDFWLPVYGPEVTGQNRANSGVYLQERYEIQVLDSFGLQLQTNDAGAIYLQKAADVNAATEPGTWQNYVIEFTAARWENGTKVSSPRITAWWNGQKIHDNVGVTGSTTVGEPEGPATGGILLQDHGSPVKYRDISLEFIEPAVAPPPVPSLVYEAETGVRSGSAGVATNHAGYSGTGFVDLFLAAGDGVRLDLFVEDAGQYDATLRYAAGPYGQNPDTRTVSVKVNGGEPQVLTLPTTALWSEWDDFVHSIELVEGANTIEYYVAAGNTGYINPDLLTLELLGGDGMTVDRIDGANRYEVARNISTAAYPETAPVVYIASGENYPDALAAGPAAASEGGPLLLVKSNEIPSVIAEEIQRLSPEKIVVVGGTASVNADVFFSLSSMADEVVRIAGANRYEVSRNIAEYAFGGADVPMVYIATGEKFPDALAAGGAAGSQNAPVVLVRGSADALDADTATLLESFNTTDTRVLGGTATVTTAVFDDIAEVTTALRLGGANRYEVARAINTDAFDSAERAFLATGANFPDALAGSAWAAGAGAPLYVAPGTCVTSGVLVDLEALGVTHLTLLGGVNSLTEEVASLTPCS